In Xiphophorus couchianus chromosome 8, X_couchianus-1.0, whole genome shotgun sequence, the following proteins share a genomic window:
- the alad gene encoding delta-aminolevulinic acid dehydratase, with translation MQTPAQSVLHSGYFHPTLRYWQSCAADLRPDNLIYPIFITDSPDAVEPIGSLPGQARYGVNKVEELLRPLVENGLKCVLIFGVPAKIAKDERGSGADSDDTPAVLAIKKIRSLFPELLVACDVCLCPYTSHGHCGILNQDGSLNNDASCLRLAEVALSYAQAGCHIIAPSDMMDGRIRAIKHSLLSNGLGNKVSVLSYSAKFASCYYGPFRDAAQSKPAFGDRRCYQLPAGARGLALRAVERDVREGADMLMVKPGLPYLDIMREVKDKFPSHPLAVYNVSGEFAMLWHGAKAGAFDLRAAVMEAMTAFRRAGADIIITYYTPELLTWLKQ, from the exons ATGCAGACGCCGGCCCAGTCGGTCCTCCACAGTGGGTATTTCCACCCGACGCTGCGCTACTGGCAGAGCTGCGCCGCTGACCTCAGACCAGACAACCTCATCTACCCCATCTTCATCAC AGACAGTCCGGACGCGGTGGAGCCGATCGGGAGCCTGCCGGGTCAGGCCAG GTATGGGGTGAATAAGGTGGAGGAATTGCTGCGGCCGCTTGTTGAAAACGGTTTGAAGTGCGTCCTCATTTTTGGCGTCCCGGCAAAAATAGCAAAG GACGAACGCGGTTCTGGCGCCGACTCAGACGACACGCCCGCCGTTCTGGCCATCAAAAAGATCCGCAGTTTGTTCCCGGAGCTGCTGGTGGCGTGCGACGTCTGTCTGTGTCCCTACACCTCCCACGGACACTGCG gCATCCTGAACCAGGACGGCTCCCTGAACAACGACGCCAGCTGCCTGCGGCTCGCCGAAGTCGCTCTTTCTTACGCTCAGGCTG GCTGCCACATCATCGCTCCGTCTGACATGATGGACGGACGGATCAGAGCCATCAAACATTCTCTGCTGTCCAACGGTTTGGGGAACAAG GTCTCAGTGCTGAGCTACAGCGCAAAGTTTGCTTCCTGTTACTACGGTCCGTTCAG GGAcgcggcccagtcaaagcccgcGTTTGGAGACCGGCGCTGCTACCAGCTTCCAGCCGGAGCGAGAGGCCTAGCGCTGCGAGCCGTG GAGCGAGATGTGAGGGAAGGAGCCGACATGCTGATGGTGAAACCGGGCCTGCCGTACCTGGACATCATGAGGGAGGTGAAGGACAAG TTCCCCTCCCATCCTCTGGCGGTGTATAACGTGTCGGGGGAGTTTGCCATGCTGTGGCACGGAGCGAAGGCCGGAGCGTTTGACCTGCGCGCCGCTGTGATGGAGGCCATGACCGCCTTCCGCAGGGCAG GCGCTGACATCATCATCACCTACTACACACCTGAGCTGCTCACCTGGCTGAAGCAGTAA